The Marispirochaeta aestuarii genome contains a region encoding:
- a CDS encoding respiratory chain complex I subunit 1 family protein: MATAILTKAFYTLISLFVILNYGLILMGTMARVRAKVQGRIGQPFYQPYIDMIKNSAKRTGITHGVMFFLGPVFRLAGGLGTYLFIPVIFGSAVFANFSFSGDLLLVMYFIFFGQLGMALGAGESGHPFSPIGVSRGLAQMTAFELPFSLAVISLAAQYQTLSITGIVAAQQGGFQNWAAFTNPLAMAAGMLAFLGMSMNNPFSVVVAPQEIPIGPPTEMQSGFLGMLQANRAIFNGAKMVLFMNLFWGGAAHPNIFIAILIMVAKTFLIYLYVVIVGVSFPRFKTHQSIRFFLGVPTLLGLAAVILQML; the protein is encoded by the coding sequence ATGGCAACTGCGATACTGACCAAGGCGTTCTACACCCTGATCTCGCTCTTCGTGATCCTCAACTACGGGCTTATCCTGATGGGAACCATGGCCCGGGTCCGGGCGAAGGTGCAGGGGCGCATAGGACAGCCCTTTTATCAGCCCTATATCGACATGATCAAGAACAGCGCCAAGCGGACGGGAATCACCCACGGGGTGATGTTCTTTCTGGGACCCGTCTTCCGGCTGGCCGGCGGACTGGGGACCTACCTCTTCATTCCCGTTATTTTCGGTTCCGCGGTTTTCGCGAACTTCAGTTTCTCCGGTGACCTGCTGCTGGTCATGTATTTTATATTCTTCGGACAGCTCGGGATGGCCCTGGGGGCCGGAGAGAGCGGGCATCCCTTCAGTCCCATCGGGGTCTCCCGGGGACTGGCCCAGATGACCGCCTTCGAACTGCCCTTCAGCCTGGCGGTAATCTCCCTGGCGGCCCAGTACCAGACACTGTCGATTACCGGGATCGTCGCCGCCCAGCAGGGGGGCTTCCAGAACTGGGCGGCCTTTACCAATCCCCTGGCTATGGCCGCCGGCATGCTGGCCTTTCTGGGCATGAGCATGAACAACCCCTTCAGCGTGGTTGTCGCCCCTCAGGAGATCCCCATCGGTCCGCCGACGGAGATGCAGTCCGGCTTTCTGGGTATGCTGCAAGCTAACCGGGCGATCTTCAACGGCGCCAAGATGGTCCTCTTTATGAACCTCTTCTGGGGGGGAGCGGCCCATCCGAACATCTTTATCGCCATCCTGATCATGGTGGCCAAGACCTTTCTGATCTACCTCTACGTGGTAATCGTGGGGGTCAGTTTCCCGCGGTTTAAAACCCATCAGTCGATCCGCTTTTTCCTGGGGGTACCTACCCTGCTGGGTCTGGCGGCAGTAATTCTGCAGATGCTATAG
- a CDS encoding NuoB/complex I 20 kDa subunit family protein → MSDTKQIDTAVAPVKNPDPRTVSVRPMETDAVAAEQIRLFTEEGRLANDGLADSDRPNFCDQPPEVIKPFKGAWEKFLNWARSESLWILGFGTGCGAIELRPLMTSRFDMYRFGIQPRPTPRQSSVFIIGGYASVKTMKRIVRSYEQMQGPKFVIGLGSCTINGGMYWDSYNTVNRLDHYIPVDIYIAGCMPRPEALLAGFQKLKRMIKEGRCEGANKYAENFAWYKANQKRIIKDWNMPDYNW, encoded by the coding sequence ATGAGCGACACTAAACAGATCGATACAGCCGTTGCACCGGTAAAGAATCCTGATCCCCGTACGGTATCCGTCCGGCCGATGGAGACGGACGCCGTGGCAGCGGAACAGATTCGTCTCTTTACCGAAGAGGGCAGACTGGCCAACGACGGTCTTGCCGACAGCGACCGGCCGAATTTCTGTGACCAGCCGCCGGAGGTAATCAAACCCTTCAAGGGAGCCTGGGAGAAATTCCTGAACTGGGCCAGGAGCGAGTCCCTCTGGATCCTGGGATTCGGGACCGGATGCGGCGCCATAGAGCTCCGTCCCCTGATGACCAGCCGCTTCGATATGTACCGCTTCGGCATACAGCCCCGTCCCACTCCAAGGCAGTCCAGTGTCTTTATTATCGGAGGTTATGCTTCGGTAAAGACGATGAAGCGCATCGTCCGCAGCTACGAACAGATGCAGGGGCCCAAGTTCGTAATCGGCCTGGGAAGCTGCACCATCAACGGCGGCATGTACTGGGACAGCTACAACACGGTCAACCGGCTGGACCACTATATTCCGGTGGACATCTACATCGCCGGCTGCATGCCCCGCCCGGAAGCCCTGCTGGCGGGCTTCCAGAAGCTGAAAAGGATGATAAAGGAAGGCCGCTGCGAGGGGGCCAACAAATACGCGGAGAACTTCGCCTGGTATAAAGCAAACCAGAAGCGGATCATCAAAGACTGGAACATGCCGGACTACAACTGGTAA
- a CDS encoding NADH-quinone oxidoreductase subunit C yields the protein MNDKAAQLTAPDAVRTVIDALFLRFGVSGLEEKNAYQAFLRVEKDEAVSVITHLKEIAAYTHLSFLTAVDQIERGKFELLYMLHSYEKNHDLGIIVDVDRENSEMDSIHHLWPAAETYQRELREMYGVIFPGSPRLYEDFALEGWEELPPMRRDFDTKEYSEKTYYARPGRSSTDTREHMKKKLYPSEAETW from the coding sequence ATGAACGATAAAGCAGCACAGCTGACGGCCCCCGACGCGGTCAGAACGGTGATTGACGCGCTTTTCCTGCGTTTCGGCGTCTCGGGGCTGGAGGAAAAAAATGCGTACCAGGCCTTTTTGCGGGTCGAAAAAGACGAGGCGGTATCCGTCATTACACATCTTAAGGAGATCGCCGCCTACACGCACCTGTCGTTTTTGACCGCCGTGGACCAGATCGAACGCGGCAAATTCGAGCTTCTCTACATGCTTCACAGCTATGAGAAGAACCACGACCTGGGAATCATCGTCGATGTGGACAGGGAAAACAGCGAGATGGACAGTATTCACCATCTCTGGCCGGCGGCGGAGACCTATCAGCGGGAACTCAGGGAGATGTACGGCGTTATCTTTCCCGGCAGCCCCCGGCTCTACGAAGACTTTGCCCTGGAGGGCTGGGAGGAACTGCCCCCCATGCGGCGGGACTTCGACACAAAAGAGTACAGCGAAAAAACCTATTACGCCCGTCCCGGCCGCTCGAGTACCGATACCCGGGAACACATGAAGAAGAAACTCTACCCCAGCGAGGCGGAAACATGGTAA
- a CDS encoding NADH-quinone oxidoreductase subunit D yields MVKTGNTGVSDLATRNSAHINDNPRMPEIVNGKSRFNLESGKYLKVWQGPQHPGITGNMSLELTICGDEIVECKTHVGYLHRGFEKLMERRKYIQCFPIVCRICVPEPDFNEYLFAATVEELAGITIPERAVWIRTLNLEMARLASFLMWIGGQAGAFGMGTLGQWTVTLRDYVLDRFEELSGGRIYHMYMIPGGVRADFPEGFRERLLETLETVESTLKDIELAMFSNGVFKKRAVGLGVIAPEIVDQFGITGPNARAAGFKRDTRKDRPYLVYDRLDFEVITATGSDAYSRAVVRLKETFQSIDLIRQILEKMPQEGPFFTKLPNPLHWKVPAGQIYLKAECTRGEYGYYLNSDGGDKPRRIYVRGPSYTHAVALMEHLSIGCDIADTAGLMVSLHTYPPEVER; encoded by the coding sequence ATGGTAAAAACAGGCAACACCGGGGTCAGCGATCTCGCTACCCGCAACAGCGCCCATATAAACGACAATCCCCGCATGCCGGAAATCGTAAACGGAAAGAGCCGCTTTAACCTGGAGAGCGGAAAGTACCTGAAGGTCTGGCAGGGGCCCCAGCATCCCGGAATTACCGGGAACATGAGCCTTGAGCTTACCATCTGCGGCGACGAAATCGTGGAGTGCAAGACCCATGTGGGTTACCTGCACCGGGGCTTCGAAAAACTGATGGAACGGCGCAAGTATATTCAGTGCTTTCCCATCGTCTGCCGCATCTGCGTGCCCGAGCCCGATTTTAACGAGTACCTCTTTGCCGCCACGGTGGAGGAACTGGCCGGAATTACGATCCCCGAACGGGCAGTATGGATCCGGACCCTGAACCTTGAGATGGCCCGGCTTGCCAGTTTCCTCATGTGGATCGGCGGCCAGGCGGGGGCCTTCGGCATGGGGACCTTAGGACAGTGGACGGTAACCCTGCGGGACTACGTGCTGGACCGTTTCGAAGAGCTCAGCGGCGGCCGGATCTACCACATGTACATGATTCCCGGGGGCGTCCGCGCCGATTTTCCCGAAGGCTTCCGGGAACGCCTCCTGGAGACCCTGGAGACCGTGGAAAGCACCCTCAAGGACATCGAACTGGCCATGTTCAGCAACGGGGTATTTAAAAAACGGGCCGTCGGACTGGGGGTAATCGCCCCGGAGATCGTCGACCAGTTCGGCATTACCGGCCCCAACGCCCGGGCGGCGGGCTTCAAGCGGGACACCCGCAAGGACCGCCCCTATCTGGTCTACGACCGGCTTGATTTCGAGGTCATTACCGCCACCGGGTCCGACGCCTACAGCCGGGCCGTGGTACGCCTGAAGGAGACCTTCCAGTCCATCGACCTTATCCGGCAAATTCTGGAAAAAATGCCCCAGGAGGGGCCCTTCTTTACCAAACTCCCCAACCCGCTGCACTGGAAAGTCCCGGCGGGCCAGATCTACCTGAAAGCCGAGTGTACCCGGGGAGAGTACGGCTACTACCTGAACTCCGACGGGGGAGACAAACCCCGGAGGATCTATGTTCGGGGTCCCAGTTATACCCACGCGGTGGCGCTCATGGAGCACCTCTCCATCGGCTGCGATATCGCCGATACGGCGGGGCTGATGGTTTCGCTGCATACCTACCCCCCAGAGGTAGAGAGATAA
- a CDS encoding FAD-dependent oxidoreductase yields the protein MSLKDLAAPFTVWKRAFEKPYTQIKPIEERPGAERYRGFHINDTDKCIGCGTCESVCQNEAIDLVPVTERETRHGDSGLRPKIDYGRCCWCALCVDICPTSSLGMSNEYIWIDEDPEVFRFVPGEDETSWQTSDKGYRRAEGYELLEGERVPMPMLSFEESRKSFVEMVQGYSREQAIAEADRCVACGICIATCPAHMDVPAYIDAIRRDDMEDGLRIVYQANPLPASCGRVCSHACEYVCAVKHKGEALSIRWLKRYIVDQIYLGDYRGVLESAENQNGKKVAVIGSGPGGLAAAYYLRLLGYEVRIFDANEKAGGMLRYGIPEYRLPYDQVDKDIEYIRSLGVEIHQNVRIGVDIPFREIYDDNDAVFFSTGLTDPYGLDIAGEDLPGVISGLKILDDVTDGRDPEVGKSVVVVGGGNVAMDAARTSRRYGAEVTILYRRREEDMPADEEEIHESRGEGCRLLTQAIPLRLEKGETTRLKLYWGKAEMIPDPEGGRPRPQLIEGSEEMIECDTVIPAIGQQADYAFLPEEISAKISFKRGMVQINEYRQTGDTKIFAGGDIANRKRDAISAIADGHSAAKGIDIFLTTPGKN from the coding sequence ATGAGTCTGAAAGATTTAGCGGCCCCCTTTACCGTATGGAAGAGGGCCTTCGAAAAACCCTATACCCAGATCAAGCCCATCGAAGAGCGTCCGGGAGCGGAGCGCTACCGGGGCTTTCACATCAACGACACGGACAAATGTATCGGCTGCGGCACCTGCGAATCGGTGTGCCAGAACGAAGCCATCGACCTGGTGCCCGTTACAGAGAGGGAGACCAGGCATGGAGATTCGGGATTGCGGCCGAAGATCGACTACGGACGCTGCTGCTGGTGCGCCCTCTGCGTCGACATCTGTCCAACGAGCTCCCTGGGCATGAGCAACGAGTATATCTGGATCGACGAAGACCCGGAGGTTTTCCGCTTTGTGCCCGGAGAGGATGAGACATCCTGGCAGACGAGCGACAAGGGCTACCGCCGGGCCGAAGGTTACGAGCTGCTGGAAGGGGAACGGGTGCCCATGCCGATGCTCTCCTTCGAGGAGAGCCGGAAGAGCTTCGTCGAGATGGTGCAGGGCTACAGCAGGGAACAGGCCATTGCCGAGGCGGACCGCTGCGTTGCCTGCGGGATTTGCATCGCCACATGTCCCGCCCACATGGATGTTCCCGCCTACATCGACGCCATCCGCCGGGACGACATGGAGGATGGTTTGAGGATCGTCTATCAGGCGAATCCCCTGCCCGCCTCCTGTGGCCGGGTCTGTTCCCACGCCTGCGAATACGTCTGCGCCGTAAAGCACAAGGGAGAGGCGCTTTCCATCCGCTGGCTCAAGCGCTACATCGTGGACCAGATCTACCTGGGAGACTACAGGGGGGTACTGGAAAGCGCGGAGAATCAGAACGGTAAAAAGGTCGCCGTTATCGGTTCCGGTCCCGGCGGACTTGCCGCGGCATACTATTTGAGACTCCTTGGCTACGAGGTTCGCATATTCGACGCCAACGAAAAAGCCGGAGGCATGCTGCGCTACGGAATCCCCGAATACCGGCTGCCCTACGACCAGGTGGATAAGGACATCGAATACATCCGCAGTCTGGGGGTAGAGATCCACCAGAATGTCAGGATCGGCGTCGACATTCCCTTCCGGGAGATTTACGACGACAACGACGCGGTTTTCTTTTCCACCGGTCTTACCGACCCCTACGGCCTGGACATTGCCGGCGAAGATCTGCCGGGGGTCATTTCGGGACTGAAAATACTGGACGATGTGACCGACGGCAGGGATCCGGAGGTCGGAAAATCTGTTGTTGTCGTGGGTGGAGGAAATGTGGCCATGGACGCTGCCCGTACAAGCCGCCGTTACGGCGCCGAGGTTACGATCCTCTACCGTCGACGGGAAGAGGACATGCCAGCCGACGAGGAGGAGATCCACGAAAGCCGGGGGGAAGGCTGCCGGCTGCTTACCCAGGCGATCCCCCTGCGCCTGGAGAAGGGGGAGACTACCCGCCTCAAGCTCTACTGGGGCAAAGCGGAGATGATCCCCGATCCTGAGGGGGGACGGCCCCGGCCGCAGCTGATAGAGGGCAGCGAGGAGATGATTGAATGCGACACCGTCATACCCGCCATCGGACAACAGGCGGATTATGCCTTCCTGCCGGAGGAGATTTCCGCTAAAATCAGTTTCAAACGCGGCATGGTCCAGATAAACGAGTACCGTCAGACAGGAGACACGAAAATCTTCGCCGGCGGAGACATCGCCAACCGTAAGCGCGACGCTATCAGCGCCATCGCCGACGGCCATTCTGCAGCCAAGGGGATCGACATCTTTTTAACGACCCCGGGGAAAAATTAA
- a CDS encoding ArsR/SmtB family transcription factor, which yields MDTIDMTADAGLKSRIREIKNRFTQVRCNEVQQLLNTMANPVRFHILCALRVQPFTVTELVEISEANISNVSQQLKMMWMAGYLAKEKKGKQAYYRLASDRIDRIVGFLEDLFPENRQEECGCED from the coding sequence ATGGATACAATCGACATGACGGCGGATGCCGGATTGAAAAGCCGAATCAGGGAAATTAAAAACCGTTTTACCCAGGTCAGATGTAATGAAGTACAGCAGCTGCTGAATACGATGGCGAATCCCGTCCGTTTCCATATCCTCTGCGCCCTCAGGGTCCAGCCCTTCACAGTTACCGAGCTGGTGGAAATCTCCGAGGCAAACATATCCAATGTCAGTCAGCAGTTGAAGATGATGTGGATGGCGGGATATCTGGCAAAAGAAAAAAAGGGGAAGCAGGCCTACTATCGGCTGGCAAGCGACAGAATCGACAGGATTGTGGGATTCCTGGAAGATCTTTTTCCGGAGAACCGGCAGGAGGAGTGCGGCTGCGAGGATTGA
- a CDS encoding NAD(P)-dependent oxidoreductase codes for MKKVCIIGASGKLGRYMVAQALERGYAVTAVCRPESMEKLADSKDTIHIIGGRTNDRDIIRRAVAGCDGVLCVLVPWGRDTYSSGTAQAVLDNADPNDRLVFSSGWHISRDGRDIYSKKFLRMLRFVSWITRLLGLIDIRDQEEACRRIFASDSLWTLVRGSDLEEGESEGLPVWSRHVGDPILQSNITRRIDFALFMVDALTRPELIHEAPAIVSRLSPSALAHGREETA; via the coding sequence ATGAAAAAAGTCTGTATAATCGGTGCCTCCGGTAAGCTCGGACGCTACATGGTCGCCCAGGCACTGGAGAGGGGATATGCTGTGACAGCGGTCTGCCGCCCGGAAAGTATGGAAAAACTGGCGGATTCCAAGGACACAATCCATATAATCGGCGGCAGAACCAACGATCGGGATATTATCCGCAGGGCCGTTGCAGGCTGCGACGGCGTTCTTTGCGTTCTCGTTCCCTGGGGAAGAGACACCTACTCATCCGGTACCGCCCAGGCCGTACTCGACAATGCCGATCCCAATGACAGGCTGGTGTTCTCCAGCGGCTGGCACATCTCCCGGGACGGCAGGGATATCTATTCAAAGAAATTCTTACGGATGCTCAGGTTTGTGAGCTGGATTACCCGTCTTTTGGGGCTGATCGATATACGGGATCAGGAAGAGGCCTGCCGTCGCATCTTTGCGAGCGACAGCCTGTGGACGCTGGTACGCGGCAGTGATCTCGAAGAGGGAGAAAGTGAAGGGCTCCCGGTCTGGAGCCGACATGTGGGAGACCCAATTCTGCAAAGTAATATTACCCGTCGCATCGATTTCGCCCTGTTCATGGTTGACGCCCTTACCAGGCCTGAACTGATACATGAGGCTCCGGCTATCGTCAGCCGCCTTTCCCCATCCGCCCTTGCCCATGGAAGAGAGGAGACTGCCTGA
- a CDS encoding DUF4386 domain-containing protein — protein sequence MENTGSLRRYGIIAGVGYILLFVLAIFANFVVREGLIVAADAAQTAVNIRGSEGLFRTGIVSFMLVFLIDVPVAWALYVLFSPVNRNLSLLSAWFRIVYTVFLGVALIFFFQALQLYSNAEFLRVFTEEQLNAQALTALNLFNSTWLIGLLAFGVHLVIAGVLLIKSRWTVPLLGYIVMISGITYVIDTAAHSLLANYADYAMVLLVIVAVPSILAEGWFGLWLLIKGGKNIQAMPE from the coding sequence GTGGAAAACACAGGTTCATTACGGCGCTACGGCATTATTGCAGGGGTAGGATACATTCTCTTGTTTGTGCTGGCAATCTTCGCCAATTTTGTAGTACGGGAGGGTTTGATTGTCGCCGCAGACGCGGCACAGACCGCCGTGAACATCCGCGGGTCGGAAGGTCTGTTCCGGACGGGCATTGTGAGTTTTATGCTGGTGTTTCTGATCGATGTCCCGGTTGCCTGGGCTCTCTATGTGCTCTTCAGCCCGGTAAACCGGAATCTCTCCCTGCTTTCTGCCTGGTTCCGGATAGTTTATACCGTATTCCTGGGGGTCGCCCTGATCTTCTTTTTCCAGGCCCTTCAATTGTACAGTAACGCTGAATTTCTTCGGGTCTTCACCGAGGAGCAGCTGAATGCCCAGGCTTTGACAGCCTTGAATCTGTTCAATTCGACCTGGCTCATCGGGCTTTTAGCCTTCGGAGTCCATCTGGTTATAGCTGGGGTACTGTTGATCAAATCCCGGTGGACCGTTCCCCTCCTCGGGTACATCGTCATGATCTCCGGGATCACCTATGTAATCGATACAGCAGCGCATTCGCTGCTTGCCAACTACGCCGACTACGCCATGGTGTTGCTGGTTATCGTCGCGGTTCCTTCCATACTGGCGGAAGGATGGTTCGGCCTCTGGCTGCTGATTAAGGGCGGAAAGAACATTCAGGCAATGCCGGAGTAA
- a CDS encoding carbohydrate ABC transporter permease codes for MGFQGLSFSAKGIRSRRRQEKAANAATLVILIILGALVLLPVWWMFRSSLMTNKELYAYPPDFFPDRWLFSNYRETMKYFPFFRYFANTMTIILPSVIGGTITATMGGYAFARLRFRGKNLLFSLCVGSMLVPTVVTLVPLYIMWTRGLRVVDSYLPLIFPHFCGGGAFNIFLIRQFIKTIPRELDEAATIDGAGPLCILVSIIIPAIKSAMIVVALLLFIMLWNDLMQQMVYINSLEKYTIALGLQQFKGSLGTDWSKLMAATCMSFVPGIVFYLIGQRYFVEGIVMTGMKN; via the coding sequence ATGGGGTTTCAGGGATTAAGTTTCAGCGCTAAAGGTATCAGGAGCCGCAGGCGGCAGGAGAAAGCCGCGAATGCCGCAACCCTCGTCATCCTGATTATTCTGGGTGCCCTTGTACTGCTTCCGGTGTGGTGGATGTTCCGCTCGAGCCTTATGACCAACAAGGAGCTCTACGCCTATCCCCCGGATTTTTTCCCCGACAGGTGGCTGTTCAGCAACTACAGGGAAACCATGAAGTACTTTCCCTTCTTCAGGTACTTTGCGAATACGATGACGATTATTCTCCCTTCGGTTATCGGGGGTACGATTACCGCCACCATGGGGGGCTATGCCTTTGCCAGGCTGCGCTTCCGGGGGAAGAATCTGCTCTTTTCCCTCTGTGTCGGTTCCATGCTGGTGCCGACGGTGGTAACCCTGGTTCCTCTGTATATCATGTGGACCAGAGGACTCCGGGTCGTGGATTCCTACCTGCCCTTGATTTTTCCCCACTTCTGCGGTGGCGGCGCCTTCAATATTTTTCTCATCCGCCAGTTCATCAAGACCATTCCCCGGGAGCTGGACGAGGCAGCCACAATCGACGGGGCAGGCCCCCTGTGCATCCTGGTAAGCATCATAATCCCCGCCATCAAGTCCGCCATGATTGTGGTTGCTCTTCTTCTGTTCATCATGCTCTGGAACGACCTGATGCAGCAGATGGTCTATATCAACTCCCTGGAAAAATACACCATTGCCCTGGGACTTCAGCAGTTCAAGGGTTCCCTGGGAACCGACTGGTCCAAGCTCATGGCGGCAACCTGCATGTCCTTTGTCCCGGGTATCGTTTTTTACCTTATCGGACAGCGCTACTTTGTTGAGGGCATCGTCATGACGGGGATGAAGAACTGA
- a CDS encoding carbohydrate ABC transporter permease, whose product MKAESRAAWICLAPSIVGLVFITYLPLASMFVLGFFKWGKGAPDPVFIDLENYIRLFTADPFFKDSIKVTIYFSFLAVTGSMIYSLFIAMLLNRRVPARGFFRAVFYLPYVLPAMAVFLGWAWLYEANFGLFNYILTGLGIEKIRFIADSRYVVLSLALIAVWLSGNLIVIFLAGLQNVPKVYHDAAEIDGANGWQRFRHVTVPCMSPIIFYNLMMALITNMQVVIPALALTNGGPGNSSTFMTYLMYRYAFISNQLGYACGIAFVFFALISVFTIILFATSKSWIFYEGDSH is encoded by the coding sequence TTGAAGGCTGAATCGAGGGCGGCCTGGATCTGCCTGGCTCCATCGATTGTCGGTCTGGTCTTTATTACCTACCTGCCCCTCGCGAGCATGTTTGTGCTGGGTTTTTTCAAATGGGGGAAGGGAGCTCCGGATCCGGTTTTTATCGACCTGGAAAACTACATCCGGCTCTTTACCGCGGATCCCTTCTTCAAGGATTCCATAAAGGTTACCATATATTTCTCCTTCCTGGCGGTTACCGGCAGTATGATCTACTCTCTCTTTATTGCCATGCTGTTGAACCGGAGGGTCCCGGCGAGAGGCTTCTTTCGCGCGGTATTCTACCTGCCCTATGTTCTGCCGGCCATGGCGGTTTTCCTGGGCTGGGCATGGCTCTACGAAGCCAACTTCGGGCTCTTCAATTATATCCTCACCGGGCTCGGCATCGAGAAGATCAGGTTTATCGCCGACTCCAGGTATGTTGTTCTGTCCCTGGCGCTTATTGCAGTGTGGCTCTCCGGAAATCTTATAGTAATTTTTCTCGCGGGACTTCAGAACGTTCCCAAGGTGTATCACGATGCGGCGGAGATAGACGGAGCCAACGGCTGGCAGCGTTTTCGTCATGTAACCGTCCCCTGCATGTCGCCGATTATCTTCTACAACCTGATGATGGCCCTGATTACCAACATGCAGGTCGTTATTCCCGCCCTTGCCCTGACCAACGGGGGTCCGGGAAACTCATCTACCTTTATGACCTATCTTATGTACCGCTATGCCTTTATCAGCAACCAGCTGGGGTACGCCTGCGGAATTGCCTTTGTCTTTTTCGCACTGATTTCGGTTTTTACCATCATTCTGTTCGCCACCAGTAAAAGCTGGATATTCTACGAAGGAGACAGTCATTAA
- a CDS encoding ABC transporter substrate-binding protein: MMKKGLFTLFLFCLIMVPLALAGGSQDAEQADGKVPITYSYWGTPDEGAAVQGVADKFNAGQDRIEVEIMSIPHDTYVTKLNTLATARSLPDCGIMNEAGVLQFAENGLLADVSGMYGSGDSKPLESITFKYEGKPVAYSAANEILVLYYNKDMFDAAGVEYPPVNAENAWTWDEFVDTAKLLTLDADGNNAKSPAFDPMNIVQYGCMVENLTWQLEVWCLSNGSGFYSKDGSSVHINNPAAVEAIQKIADLHLVHNVAPLSAGLTDDGVQRSLIAGTCAMTTNGAWNVGTCLASAREEGLNYGVAVLPYMKEKVTICTGGPNVVFSQSENPEEAMEWVKWYSREENSWALIEAGIWMPVLEKWYTDEDLIRKWIDNPNFPPYEEYKPAVVDYAREYSRSTAWYYVNNTVDFNTLLGSLLGDVWTGAKTAEEAIDDGYTSLVAAFRGDG, translated from the coding sequence ATGATGAAGAAAGGACTGTTTACGCTTTTTCTGTTCTGTCTGATCATGGTCCCCCTGGCGTTGGCCGGCGGCTCACAGGATGCGGAACAGGCTGACGGGAAGGTCCCGATTACCTATTCCTACTGGGGAACCCCTGACGAGGGGGCGGCGGTTCAGGGCGTTGCCGACAAGTTCAATGCCGGCCAGGACCGGATTGAAGTCGAAATCATGTCCATTCCCCACGACACCTACGTAACCAAACTCAACACCCTGGCCACCGCCCGTTCCCTGCCGGATTGCGGTATCATGAACGAAGCGGGGGTACTGCAGTTTGCGGAGAACGGACTGCTTGCGGATGTTTCCGGCATGTACGGATCCGGCGACTCCAAACCCCTGGAGAGCATAACCTTCAAGTATGAAGGAAAACCGGTTGCCTACTCCGCGGCGAATGAAATACTCGTTTTGTACTACAACAAGGATATGTTCGATGCCGCGGGGGTGGAGTATCCCCCGGTGAATGCGGAGAACGCCTGGACCTGGGATGAGTTTGTGGATACGGCTAAACTCCTGACCCTGGATGCAGACGGCAACAACGCTAAATCCCCCGCTTTTGATCCCATGAACATCGTACAGTACGGCTGCATGGTGGAGAATCTTACCTGGCAGCTCGAGGTCTGGTGCCTCAGCAACGGCAGCGGATTTTACAGTAAAGACGGATCTTCGGTTCACATAAATAACCCTGCTGCAGTCGAGGCAATCCAGAAGATAGCGGACCTTCACCTGGTTCACAACGTTGCTCCTCTTTCTGCGGGGCTTACCGATGACGGTGTGCAGCGTTCCCTTATCGCCGGAACCTGCGCCATGACAACAAACGGCGCGTGGAACGTGGGTACCTGCCTTGCCTCTGCCCGGGAAGAGGGCCTCAATTATGGTGTAGCCGTTCTGCCCTACATGAAGGAGAAGGTCACAATCTGTACCGGCGGCCCGAACGTGGTCTTCAGCCAGTCCGAGAATCCCGAAGAGGCCATGGAGTGGGTAAAATGGTATTCCAGAGAAGAAAACAGCTGGGCCCTGATTGAAGCGGGTATCTGGATGCCGGTTCTTGAAAAGTGGTACACCGATGAAGATCTCATACGAAAGTGGATAGATAACCCGAACTTTCCTCCCTACGAGGAGTATAAGCCTGCGGTTGTCGACTATGCACGGGAATATTCCAGATCGACGGCATGGTATTATGTAAACAACACCGTCGATTTCAACACCCTCCTGGGTTCCCTGCTGGGAGATGTCTGGACTGGGGCAAAGACGGCGGAAGAAGCCATTGACGATGGATATACGAGCCTGGTCGCGGCCTTCAGGGGAGACGGCTGA